From one Trifolium pratense cultivar HEN17-A07 linkage group LG1, ARS_RC_1.1, whole genome shotgun sequence genomic stretch:
- the LOC123924269 gene encoding 60S ribosomal protein L22-2-like produces MSGTKGKKKGTSFVIDCTKPVEDKIMDIASLEKFLQERIKVGGKAGALGDSVTVTREKSKITVTSDSNFSKRYLKYLTKKYLKKHNVRDWLRVIASNKDRNVYELRYFNIAENEGEEED; encoded by the exons ATGAGCGGAACAAAGGGGAAGAAGAAGGGAACAAGCTTCGTGATCGATTGCACGAAGCCAGTTGAAGACAAGATTATGGACATTGCTTCTCTCGAGAAGTTTCTTCAAGAGAGGATTAAGGTTGGTGGTAAAGCTGGTGCTCTTGGTGATTCCGTCACCGTTACTCGTGAGAAGAGTAAGATCACCGTTACTTCCGATAGCAATTTCTCCAAAAG GTATCTGAAGTACTTAACAAAGAAGTACTTGAAAAAGCACAATGTGAGGGATTGGCTTCGTGTTATTGCCTCCAACAAGGACCGCAATGTCTATGAGTTGAGATACTTCAACATTGCTGAGAATGAGGGTGAAGAGGAAGACTGA